AGTGAAATGTATGTTAAATCACTTAGTAGTATGATGATTATTTCTATCATACTCTCTATTATCTATATCATTGCTGGACTATTCTTGGCATACTGGTATGACCTTTCAACAGGTGCTTCAGTAATTTTGGTTGCAGTATTAGGTACAATTATTTTATATATGGTTAAATGGAGTAAAAATTAAAACCTCAAATAGAGTTTTTAATTAAATTTAGAATCTTTTTTTGCTCTTGTGCCGATACTTTACCGCTCTTTTTATAAATAACTTTCATATTCTTATCAATAATTAAAATATTGCTTGTATTATCTACCATATACCACTTTTTGACTAAATATTTTGTTTGATCAAATATAAACTGTGTATTATTTAAGTTTTTCTGATTTTCATTAAGCATTTTTTTAAGTATAGAGTTTGGCATCCAAGTTGCTGCAAGATTAACAATGGCAATTGTGGAGTATCTCTT
The sequence above is a segment of the Hydrogenimonas thermophila genome. Coding sequences within it:
- a CDS encoding YtfJ family protein, whose protein sequence is MKRFALISMILVFTTVNLFAVKVGEILPHIILSVKNGGLYDNRAWDCNSLKGKWHILLYMDPDAKEEAMPFIEKLNRANLSSKRYSTIAIVNLAATWMPNSILKKMLNENQKNLNNTQFIFDQTKYLVKKWYMVDNTSNILIIDKNMKVIYKKSGKVSAQEQKKILNLIKNSI
- a CDS encoding metal ABC transporter permease, whose translation is SEMYVKSLSSMMIISIILSIIYIIAGLFLAYWYDLSTGASVILVAVLGTIILYMVKWSKN